A portion of the Streptomyces coeruleoprunus genome contains these proteins:
- a CDS encoding AraC family transcriptional regulator, protein MTGRATFRTGDVDEARREIAARFYANFMDVIEARGRPFAARFETVGLGSVVVGDMRCGADVRMRFAELGAYHVNVPLSGRLELRQGTAAVTATAERGVVLDPAGQVVVDRWAGDCRVLAVKVDPAALRRRLEELLGRAPRGPLVLGRDLDVARGHGRDWARLVRRVAREAADPQGLAQHPLVARPLEDALLTGLLLTTGHRYRDELTRPARPLRPAPVKRVMDAVRERPEHPFTVTELAALARVSPRRLQESFRAHVGMTPMEYVRDVRLARTRAELCAAEPGAGVTVSEVAWRWGFTHLGRFAARYRERFGETPSQTLNGRPAPGC, encoded by the coding sequence GTGACTGGGAGGGCCACTTTTCGTACGGGGGACGTGGACGAGGCGCGCCGGGAGATCGCCGCGCGGTTCTACGCCAACTTCATGGACGTCATCGAGGCGCGGGGGCGTCCGTTCGCGGCGCGGTTCGAGACCGTCGGCCTCGGGTCGGTCGTCGTGGGGGACATGCGCTGCGGGGCCGACGTGCGGATGCGCTTCGCCGAGCTGGGCGCGTACCACGTGAACGTGCCGCTGAGCGGGCGGCTGGAGCTGCGGCAGGGCACCGCCGCCGTGACGGCGACGGCCGAGCGCGGCGTCGTGCTGGACCCGGCCGGGCAGGTCGTCGTGGACCGGTGGGCGGGGGACTGCCGGGTGCTCGCCGTCAAGGTGGACCCGGCGGCGCTGCGGCGCCGGCTGGAGGAGCTGCTGGGCCGGGCGCCGCGCGGGCCGCTCGTGCTGGGCCGCGACCTGGACGTGGCACGCGGGCACGGCCGCGACTGGGCCCGGCTGGTGCGGCGGGTGGCCCGTGAGGCGGCCGACCCGCAGGGCCTGGCGCAGCACCCGCTGGTGGCCCGCCCGCTGGAGGACGCGCTGCTCACGGGGCTGCTGCTGACCACCGGGCACCGGTACCGCGACGAGCTGACGCGGCCCGCGCGACCCCTGCGCCCCGCGCCCGTCAAGCGGGTCATGGACGCGGTACGGGAACGGCCCGAGCACCCGTTCACGGTCACCGAGCTGGCCGCGCTCGCCCGGGTGAGCCCCCGGCGCCTCCAGGAGTCGTTCCGCGCCCATGTCGGTATGACCCCGATGGAGTACGTCCGGGACGTCCGCCTGGCCCGGACCCGCGCCGAGCTGTGCGCCGCCGAGCCGGGTGCGGGGGTGACGGTCAGTGAGGTGGCCTGGCGCTGGGGCTTCACGCACCTGGGGCGGTTCGCCGCGCGATACCGGGAGCGGTTCGGCGAGACGCCCTCGCAGACGCTGAACGGGCGGCCGGCGCCGGGCTGCTGA
- a CDS encoding NAD(P)-dependent oxidoreductase, which yields MPAARTVLLTGAAGGLGTLMRGLLPTYGYELRLLDVAPVEGAPDAITADLADKEALREAVKGVDAIIHLAGISLEAPFEKILRANIEGTYNLYEAARAEGVRRIVFASSNHAVGFTPRPRGDDPLIPVGTPRRPDTFYGLSKCFGEDLAQLYWDLHGMETVSVRIGSCFAEPTSVRMLSVWLSPADAARLFHAALTAEDVRHTVVYGSSANTRLWWDLSSARALGYEPQDDSERYAAKLVAEQGELDDANPDHAHLGGHFCTHPPRWPH from the coding sequence ATGCCCGCTGCCCGCACCGTCCTGCTCACCGGCGCCGCCGGGGGCCTCGGCACCCTGATGCGAGGGCTGCTGCCCACCTACGGGTACGAGCTGCGCCTCCTCGACGTCGCCCCCGTCGAGGGCGCGCCGGACGCGATCACCGCCGACCTCGCCGACAAGGAGGCGCTGCGCGAGGCCGTGAAGGGCGTCGACGCGATCATCCACCTCGCGGGCATCTCCCTGGAAGCCCCCTTCGAGAAGATCCTGCGCGCCAACATCGAAGGCACGTACAACCTCTACGAGGCGGCGCGCGCCGAGGGCGTCCGCCGGATCGTCTTCGCCTCCAGCAACCACGCGGTCGGCTTCACCCCGCGCCCGCGCGGCGACGACCCGCTCATCCCGGTCGGCACGCCCCGCCGCCCCGACACCTTCTACGGCCTGTCCAAGTGCTTCGGCGAGGATCTGGCCCAGCTGTACTGGGACCTGCACGGCATGGAGACCGTCTCCGTGCGGATCGGGTCCTGCTTCGCGGAGCCCACCTCGGTGCGGATGCTCTCCGTCTGGCTGAGCCCCGCCGACGCCGCCCGCCTCTTCCACGCGGCGCTCACCGCCGAGGACGTCCGCCACACCGTCGTGTACGGGTCGTCCGCCAACACCCGCCTGTGGTGGGACCTCTCGTCGGCCCGGGCGCTCGGCTACGAGCCGCAGGACGACTCGGAGCGGTACGCCGCGAAGCTCGTCGCCGAGCAGGGCGAGCTGGACGACGCCAACCCCGACCACGCGCACCTCGGTGGCCACTTCTGCACCCACCCGCCGCGGTGGCCGCACTGA
- a CDS encoding 5-dehydro-4-deoxyglucarate dehydratase: MTSTPLAGRLDGLLFFPVTAYGPEGGLDLDAFRAHVRAGVEAGAAAVFACCGTGEFHALAPDEYRACVAAAVEEAAGRVPVVAGTGYGTALAVHYAKLAEEAGADGLLALPPYLVVPDQEGLLRHYTALAAATALDVIVYQRDNAVLTPATAVALARVDRIIGLKDGHGDLDLMQRIVSAVRTEGLDLLYFNGLPTAELTGPAYRGIGVTLYSSAVFCFAPEIALAFHRALGRGDDATVNRLVDGFYRPLVELRSQGRGYAVSLVKAGVRLRGLDVGEVRPPLSEPTPAHIKELAGLVERGLALVDADGGTVPPDADGGRADAVEGAR; this comes from the coding sequence GTGACCTCAACCCCGCTCGCCGGCCGACTGGACGGCCTGCTTTTCTTCCCCGTCACCGCGTACGGCCCCGAGGGCGGCCTCGACCTCGACGCCTTCCGCGCCCATGTGCGCGCGGGCGTGGAGGCCGGAGCGGCCGCCGTCTTCGCGTGCTGCGGCACGGGCGAGTTCCACGCCCTGGCACCCGACGAGTACCGCGCCTGCGTCGCCGCCGCCGTGGAGGAGGCCGCCGGGCGGGTTCCCGTCGTGGCCGGCACCGGCTACGGCACCGCGCTCGCCGTCCACTACGCGAAGCTCGCCGAGGAGGCGGGCGCCGACGGGCTCCTCGCCCTGCCGCCCTACCTCGTCGTCCCCGACCAGGAAGGGCTGCTGCGGCACTACACGGCCCTCGCCGCCGCCACCGCGCTGGACGTCATCGTCTACCAGCGCGACAACGCGGTCCTCACCCCCGCGACCGCCGTCGCCCTCGCCCGCGTCGACCGGATCATCGGCCTCAAGGACGGCCACGGCGACCTCGACCTGATGCAGCGCATCGTCAGCGCCGTGCGCACCGAGGGCCTGGACCTGCTGTACTTCAACGGCCTGCCCACCGCCGAACTCACCGGGCCCGCCTACCGGGGCATCGGCGTGACCCTCTACTCGTCGGCCGTCTTCTGCTTCGCGCCCGAGATCGCCCTCGCCTTCCACCGGGCGCTCGGCCGGGGGGACGACGCGACCGTGAACCGGCTCGTCGACGGCTTCTACCGGCCCCTCGTCGAACTGCGCTCCCAAGGCCGCGGATACGCCGTCTCCCTGGTCAAGGCCGGTGTGCGGCTGCGCGGCCTCGACGTCGGCGAGGTCCGCCCGCCGCTGAGCGAGCCCACGCCCGCCCACATCAAGGAACTCGCGGGCCTCGTCGAGCGCGGCCTGGCGCTCGTGGACGCGGACGGCGGCACGGTCCCGCCGGACGCCGACGGCGGCCGCGCCGACGCCGTGGAGGGCGCCCGGTGA